From a single Sediminibacterium sp. KACHI17 genomic region:
- a CDS encoding HD domain-containing protein, with amino-acid sequence MPDLKRKIINDPVYGFITINHPLIFDIIAHPYYQRLRRIKQMAMAQLVYPGAVHTRLHHSLGAYHLMGNAVNELRGKGIDITSDEETAVKAAILLHDVGHGPFSHALEQVVVQGVHHEQLSLQIMEKMNRDLNGQLSLAIAIFTDQYHKPFLHQLISGQLDVDRMDYLSRDSFFCGVSEGVIGYDRILKMLMVHDGQLMIEEKGIYSVEKFLVARRQMYWQVYLHKTVLAAERMLVKILERVREIYQPGDADLKTQSAIDFFLGDFNGLMNDDTLDLFCSLDDHDIMHALKRWAKHPDTILSLLCTRFLNRQLYKSRIQAEPFDKEFVKAKEKEAAEKFGIGLASIHYLCFTGEATNTLYQTVDERINILFRDQTVKDISQVDNALIHQNLSAPVKKNYICLLT; translated from the coding sequence ATGCCCGATCTGAAAAGAAAAATCATCAATGACCCTGTATATGGTTTTATTACCATTAATCATCCATTGATATTTGATATTATCGCTCACCCTTACTACCAACGCCTGCGTCGCATCAAACAAATGGCCATGGCGCAGTTGGTATATCCTGGTGCAGTGCATACCAGGCTTCATCATTCACTTGGTGCATATCATTTAATGGGAAATGCGGTAAATGAACTGAGAGGGAAAGGCATCGACATTACTTCTGATGAGGAAACCGCTGTAAAAGCGGCCATTCTGTTACATGATGTGGGACACGGCCCCTTCTCTCATGCATTGGAGCAGGTAGTGGTTCAAGGCGTTCACCATGAACAGCTTTCATTACAGATCATGGAGAAGATGAACAGAGATCTGAATGGACAACTATCCTTGGCCATCGCCATTTTCACTGACCAATACCATAAACCATTTCTGCATCAATTGATCAGTGGTCAGTTGGATGTTGACAGGATGGATTATTTAAGTCGAGACAGCTTTTTTTGTGGTGTCAGTGAAGGAGTCATTGGTTATGACCGTATCCTTAAAATGCTGATGGTGCATGATGGTCAGCTGATGATCGAAGAAAAAGGTATTTACAGTGTTGAGAAATTTCTGGTAGCAAGAAGACAGATGTACTGGCAGGTATATCTGCATAAAACAGTGCTCGCTGCTGAAAGAATGCTTGTTAAAATACTTGAGCGTGTTCGTGAGATCTATCAACCTGGCGATGCTGATTTAAAAACACAATCTGCCATTGATTTTTTTCTTGGCGATTTCAACGGACTGATGAATGATGACACACTGGACCTCTTCTGTTCATTAGATGATCATGATATCATGCACGCATTAAAAAGATGGGCAAAACATCCGGATACCATTCTTTCCTTACTCTGCACACGTTTTCTCAACAGACAGTTATACAAATCCAGAATCCAGGCGGAACCATTCGATAAGGAATTTGTAAAAGCAAAAGAAAAAGAAGCGGCCGAAAAGTTTGGCATTGGACTTGCATCTATCCATTACCTGTGCTTTACGGGTGAGGCAACCAATACATTGTATCAGACCGTGGATGAAAGGATCAATATATTATTCAGAGACCAAACTGTAAAAGACATTTCGCAAGTTGATAATGCCCTGATACATCAAAACCTTTCAGCACCGGTTAAAAAAAATTACATTTGTCTATTGACATGA
- the lpxD gene encoding UDP-3-O-(3-hydroxymyristoyl)glucosamine N-acyltransferase, whose product MQFTAAQIALLINGQLEGDAQVTVSSFGKIEEAVDGQISFLANPKYEEYLYQTKASVIIINQQLVLKKPVTNTLIRVPDAYTAFATLLTKYQQMMTMQLQGIQQPSFIHESAKLGENIFVSAFVYLDENVEIGSNVKIFPGAVLSKDVKVGNNTIIHAGVKIYHGCVIGNNVIIHAGAVIGSDGFGFAPQSNGSFQKVPQIGNVIIEDEVEIGANTTIDRATMGSTIIRKGAKLDNLVQIAHNVEVGCNTVIAAQTGVSGSTKIGKSVMIGGQTGIAGHITIADGSKINGQSGITKSIKESNRTLTGTPADDFTRFLRAQAQLRNLPDLEKRVKELEKMIAQLVSDRVNAS is encoded by the coding sequence ATGCAATTTACCGCCGCACAGATCGCCTTGTTGATCAATGGCCAACTGGAAGGTGATGCCCAGGTAACCGTTTCTTCTTTTGGTAAAATAGAAGAGGCCGTTGATGGACAAATTTCTTTTTTAGCAAATCCGAAATACGAAGAATATTTATATCAGACCAAAGCATCGGTGATCATCATCAATCAGCAACTGGTATTAAAAAAACCGGTTACCAATACTTTGATCAGGGTGCCGGATGCTTACACTGCATTTGCCACTTTGCTTACCAAGTATCAGCAAATGATGACGATGCAATTACAAGGCATTCAACAGCCCAGTTTTATTCATGAATCAGCAAAACTGGGAGAAAATATTTTTGTTAGTGCATTTGTTTACCTCGATGAAAATGTTGAGATCGGTTCGAATGTTAAAATATTTCCCGGAGCAGTATTGAGCAAGGATGTGAAAGTGGGAAATAATACCATCATTCATGCAGGTGTAAAGATCTATCATGGTTGTGTGATCGGAAATAATGTGATCATACATGCAGGCGCCGTAATTGGAAGTGATGGGTTTGGTTTTGCACCACAAAGCAATGGCTCCTTCCAAAAAGTACCACAGATCGGTAATGTGATCATTGAAGATGAGGTAGAGATCGGTGCCAATACAACAATCGATCGAGCTACCATGGGATCTACGATTATCAGGAAGGGAGCCAAACTAGACAATCTTGTTCAGATCGCACATAATGTAGAGGTAGGTTGTAATACAGTGATCGCTGCACAAACAGGCGTAAGTGGAAGCACCAAGATCGGAAAATCGGTAATGATCGGCGGACAAACAGGGATTGCCGGACATATCACCATTGCCGATGGCAGTAAGATCAATGGACAAAGCGGTATCACAAAAAGTATTAAAGAGTCCAATCGTACATTGACAGGCACACCTGCTGATGATTTTACCCGTTTCCTAAGGGCACAAGCACAACTCAGGAATTTGCCTGATCTTGAAAAAAGGGTTAAAGAACTTGAAAAAATGATCGCACAACTGGTATCTGACCGGGTAAATGCATCATAA